A portion of the Thalassotalea sp. LPB0316 genome contains these proteins:
- a CDS encoding YdcH family protein, producing MSIEKHDLHHEFPEFHDEIHDLKMNDAHFARLFKEYHEVNKEVIRIEEGVENTTDQYLEERKLKRLNLKDNLFVMLKKQQEQA from the coding sequence ATGTCTATTGAAAAGCACGATCTACACCACGAGTTTCCAGAGTTTCATGATGAGATCCACGACTTAAAAATGAATGATGCTCACTTTGCAAGACTATTTAAAGAGTACCATGAAGTAAACAAAGAAGTGATCCGCATTGAAGAAGGTGTTGAAAACACCACAGATCAGTATCTAGAAGAACGCAAGCTCAAGCGTCTTAATTTAAAAGACAACCTATTTGTTATGCTGAAAAAGCAACAAGAACAAGCGTAA
- the glpE gene encoding thiosulfate sulfurtransferase GlpE, translating into MSTNSVDSFNHMSANQLNERLANEALVIVDIRDANAFANGRILGAQHLTNDNLGDFIRVADLDAPTVVCCYHGISSQQAAQFLASQDFSDVYSLDGGFEMWQTTHPEKVER; encoded by the coding sequence ATGTCAACAAATTCTGTTGATAGTTTTAATCATATGAGTGCAAACCAACTAAACGAACGCTTGGCTAACGAAGCGCTAGTTATTGTTGATATTCGCGATGCCAATGCCTTTGCCAATGGCCGTATTTTAGGCGCTCAGCACTTAACGAATGACAACTTAGGTGATTTTATCCGAGTAGCCGACTTAGATGCGCCAACCGTTGTTTGTTGTTATCACGGTATTTCGAGCCAACAGGCTGCTCAGTTTCTTGCCAGCCAAGATTTTAGTGATGTTTACTCGCTCGACGGCGGCTTTGAAATGTGGCAAACCACCCATCCAGAAAAAGTAGAGCGCTAA
- a CDS encoding 3-deoxy-D-manno-octulosonic acid kinase — protein MNPNAIEKSGQIKVVKSSKCYLAFDESKLAEADMAIFSPQFWLSKNAISGTAQGRGTTYFVEHNQQQWVLKHYYRGGLIGKLIKDKYVFLGIEHTRAKREFELLVYMKAHGLPCPAPIAIGIRKYGLCYSADLITERIKNANDVVSILANRPLTENQWQAIGSTIKSFHQLGVYHDDLNCHNILLDQGDKVWLIDFDRGEQRKCNETWQRANLDRLLRSFRKEKTRLSEFYWQESDWQHLLAGYQST, from the coding sequence GTGAATCCCAATGCAATTGAAAAGTCAGGTCAGATAAAAGTTGTTAAAAGCTCAAAATGTTACTTAGCATTTGATGAGTCCAAATTGGCAGAAGCTGATATGGCAATTTTTTCACCCCAATTCTGGCTGAGTAAAAATGCCATTAGTGGCACTGCTCAAGGGCGTGGCACCACTTACTTTGTTGAACACAATCAGCAGCAATGGGTATTAAAGCATTACTATCGCGGTGGTTTAATTGGCAAGCTCATCAAAGATAAATACGTATTCTTAGGCATCGAACACACCCGAGCTAAGCGCGAGTTCGAACTCTTGGTGTACATGAAAGCACATGGTTTACCCTGCCCGGCACCTATTGCTATCGGTATTAGAAAATATGGCCTGTGTTACAGCGCGGATCTCATCACCGAGCGAATTAAAAATGCCAACGATGTCGTCAGCATATTAGCAAATCGCCCGCTAACTGAAAATCAGTGGCAAGCCATAGGCAGCACTATCAAATCCTTTCATCAATTAGGGGTTTATCACGACGATTTAAACTGCCATAACATTTTACTCGACCAAGGTGATAAAGTTTGGCTTATCGACTTTGATCGCGGTGAACAACGCAAATGCAATGAGACATGGCAGCGCGCGAATCTTGATCGCTTGTTGCGCTCCTTCAGAAAAGAAAAAACTCGCCTAAGCGAGTTTTATTGGCAAGAGTCTGATTGGCAACACTTATTAGCAGGTTACCAAAGCACTTAA
- a CDS encoding flagellar basal body-associated protein FliL, whose amino-acid sequence MKKLISCLLLLSCLSTAKAAEYAYYGFEPDIVTNYVSTQKKMGFVRLTVELMIEGTSNLEVVEHHSPLLRDAIITVIGQQPEEKIKSIRGRSEIQKLCEDRVKELLTQETGQPLVKKLLFTQWLDN is encoded by the coding sequence ATGAAAAAGCTGATTTCTTGTTTGTTATTATTATCTTGCCTTAGCACAGCTAAAGCGGCTGAATACGCTTATTATGGGTTTGAGCCAGATATTGTGACGAATTATGTTTCAACGCAAAAGAAAATGGGCTTTGTTCGCTTAACCGTTGAGTTAATGATCGAAGGAACGTCTAATCTAGAAGTTGTCGAACACCACTCGCCGTTATTGCGTGATGCGATCATTACTGTGATCGGTCAACAACCTGAAGAAAAAATCAAATCGATTCGCGGTCGCAGCGAAATTCAAAAGCTCTGTGAAGATCGCGTTAAAGAATTACTTACTCAAGAGACGGGTCAGCCACTGGTTAAAAAACTACTTTTTACCCAATGGCTTGATAACTAA
- a CDS encoding MATE family efflux transporter, whose protein sequence is MSWLNTRSLKASFKLAWPISLQNTLVTLLGMVDVMMVSHLGDAAVAAVGLGNRIQFVVLVIIMGLSWGVGILVAQYWGAQQHEKIRRTVLMGSLIGVLAMLPIIFGFFYLADDVIAIGSNDAQVIALGQSYLWITMPSLCLIAVIMVLENALRSINQVRLPMALSTIAIAVNIVLNYWLINGGLGIEALGVDGAALATTISRAIHLMIFLYVLMRALHPVIPHSEDIKLLANPRPWWKLLKIVWPMMFSFGVWSLGTFVYQLIYGQMGTKELAVMSLLSPIEGMYISLFFGFASACAIMVGQKLGADKFDEAWSTARSFITLAPIVGLLLGALLYFAKHWVFIPFADLPVPTVDLASDVFLIICLGAWIKITNMTQAMGVLRAGGETKACLYIDIVGMWLISIPLTYYCAFVLQLPLFWVALATYSEEVAKAFLFFARVLQKKWMRNLANA, encoded by the coding sequence ATGTCTTGGCTCAATACCCGTTCTTTAAAAGCTAGCTTCAAGCTCGCTTGGCCAATCTCCCTGCAAAATACCCTAGTCACGCTATTGGGCATGGTCGATGTCATGATGGTCAGTCATTTAGGTGACGCAGCGGTGGCAGCGGTAGGCCTAGGTAATCGCATTCAGTTTGTTGTACTAGTGATTATTATGGGGTTATCTTGGGGGGTCGGTATCCTAGTTGCTCAGTATTGGGGCGCGCAACAACACGAGAAAATTCGTCGTACCGTATTAATGGGATCTCTCATTGGTGTACTGGCGATGCTCCCGATTATTTTTGGCTTTTTCTATCTAGCTGACGATGTGATTGCCATCGGCAGTAACGACGCACAAGTGATCGCGCTTGGCCAAAGTTACTTGTGGATCACCATGCCTAGCCTTTGTTTAATCGCCGTGATCATGGTGTTAGAAAATGCGCTTCGCAGTATCAACCAAGTGCGTTTACCCATGGCCTTAAGCACCATTGCCATTGCTGTCAATATCGTGCTCAACTATTGGTTGATCAACGGCGGTTTAGGTATCGAGGCATTGGGTGTTGACGGTGCGGCTTTAGCAACCACCATTTCTCGCGCTATTCACTTGATGATTTTTCTTTATGTACTCATGCGAGCACTTCATCCAGTAATCCCTCATAGTGAAGATATCAAACTCTTGGCTAACCCGAGACCTTGGTGGAAGTTATTAAAAATTGTTTGGCCAATGATGTTTAGTTTCGGTGTATGGTCACTTGGCACGTTTGTTTATCAGCTAATTTACGGTCAAATGGGCACTAAAGAGCTCGCTGTAATGAGCCTGCTATCACCAATTGAAGGTATGTATATTTCACTGTTTTTTGGCTTTGCTAGCGCTTGCGCGATTATGGTCGGGCAAAAACTAGGCGCAGATAAATTTGACGAAGCTTGGTCAACGGCGAGAAGCTTTATTACACTTGCGCCGATTGTTGGCTTGCTGCTGGGCGCTCTGCTTTATTTCGCCAAGCATTGGGTGTTTATTCCATTTGCTGATCTTCCTGTCCCCACTGTTGATTTAGCCAGTGACGTCTTTCTAATCATCTGCTTAGGTGCGTGGATAAAAATTACTAATATGACCCAAGCCATGGGCGTATTGCGCGCCGGTGGAGAAACCAAAGCCTGCTTATACATTGATATTGTTGGCATGTGGCTGATTAGTATTCCGTTAACCTATTACTGTGCTTTTGTGCTGCAATTACCCTTGTTTTGGGTTGCCTTAGCGACTTATTCAGAAGAAGTAGCCAAAGCATTTTTATTTTTTGCCCGTGTTTTACAGAAAAAGTGGATGCGCAACTTAGCCAATGCGTAA
- the waaA gene encoding lipid IV(A) 3-deoxy-D-manno-octulosonic acid transferase: MKYFFALLCYRLLMLLLTPVLLLALIIRSTRQTAYRHRLIERLGILPKGLAKGGLIIHASSVGEVLALKALVQKLLLTHPETPITFTTFTPTGSEQVKKLFGDRVQHVYLPIDNPLSSYVFLKTLAPKSLVVMETELWPNLIQQARHQGIHLQLINGRLSNNSMKSYRKLTWLITPCLQNFDDILCQSIDNQENFLALGAPTNITQVSGNLKYDIVLSEDVIEKQQQLDQLITTKRPVWLVASTHPGDEKIVLGALSEILKTQPDLLLILVPRHPERFEEIATLCQAQFNTVRRSTAASVLADHQVWLLDSLGELMAAFKLADVVTMGGSFSQVGGHNPLEPAFYHKPIIVGPNMSNFKQVMTNMLNGGAIIQLTEGIAPVNYQTQLSEQVCYLLANPERSQALGDNARKVVNQNQGALVTTHQKISQHLVN; the protein is encoded by the coding sequence TTGAAATACTTCTTCGCTTTGCTTTGCTATCGCCTGCTGATGTTACTTTTAACACCAGTACTTTTGCTCGCTTTAATTATTCGCTCAACACGTCAAACAGCCTATCGCCATCGACTTATTGAGCGCTTAGGTATTCTACCCAAAGGTTTAGCAAAAGGTGGCCTTATTATTCACGCCTCGAGTGTTGGCGAGGTATTAGCACTAAAAGCTTTGGTACAAAAGTTATTGCTGACTCACCCCGAAACACCGATCACCTTCACGACATTTACACCAACGGGCTCAGAGCAGGTCAAAAAATTATTTGGCGATCGGGTACAACACGTTTACTTACCTATCGATAACCCATTGTCGAGCTATGTTTTTCTCAAAACCCTCGCGCCTAAAAGCTTAGTCGTCATGGAAACAGAACTCTGGCCGAATTTGATACAGCAAGCGCGCCATCAAGGTATCCATTTACAATTAATCAATGGTCGGTTATCGAATAATTCAATGAAAAGCTATCGCAAGCTAACTTGGTTGATCACACCGTGCTTACAGAATTTCGATGATATTCTGTGCCAGAGTATTGATAACCAAGAAAACTTTCTTGCCTTAGGGGCCCCAACTAACATCACGCAGGTATCGGGCAATCTCAAATACGATATTGTCCTATCAGAGGATGTCATAGAAAAGCAGCAGCAGCTTGATCAATTAATTACAACCAAACGACCTGTTTGGCTGGTTGCCAGCACTCACCCAGGTGACGAAAAAATTGTTTTAGGCGCATTGAGCGAAATCTTAAAAACACAACCTGATTTGCTGTTGATATTAGTCCCAAGACACCCTGAGCGTTTTGAAGAAATCGCGACACTATGCCAAGCGCAATTTAACACCGTAAGGCGCAGCACAGCAGCGTCGGTTCTAGCCGACCATCAAGTATGGCTACTTGATAGTTTAGGTGAATTAATGGCGGCATTTAAGCTTGCCGATGTTGTTACTATGGGTGGCAGCTTTAGCCAAGTAGGTGGTCACAACCCATTAGAGCCAGCTTTTTATCACAAGCCGATTATTGTTGGCCCCAATATGTCAAATTTCAAACAAGTGATGACTAACATGCTCAATGGCGGGGCAATTATCCAATTAACTGAAGGTATCGCACCAGTGAATTATCAAACTCAATTGAGTGAGCAGGTTTGTTATTTACTTGCCAACCCCGAGCGTAGCCAAGCACTTGGTGACAACGCTCGTAAGGTCGTCAACCAAAATCAAGGAGCATTAGTGACAACCCACCAAAAAATAAGCCAACACCTAGTAAACTAA
- a CDS encoding glycine C-acetyltransferase: MSSNFYQYLQQQIDQVKEEGLYKDERVITTAQQAAIAVASGEQVINFCANNYLGLANHPSLIEAAKAGLDDHGFGMASVRFICGTQDIHKTLEQKLSDFLGMEDTILYSSCFDANAGLFETLLGPEDAIISDALNHASIIDGVRLCKAKRFRYANNDLTELEACLKAADEAGARYKLIATDGVFSMDGVIANLKGICDLADKYNALVMVDDSHAVGFVGEQGRGSHEYCDVMGRVDIITGTLGKAMGGASGGYTSAKKEIVEWLRQRSRPYLFSNSLAPAIVSASIRVLDLLAEGDELRKTLKDNAKYFRENMEAAGFTCAGADHAIVPVMLGDAKVASEMANRLLAEGIYVIGFSFPVVPKGQARIRTQISAAHTKAQLDKAIEAFVRIGKEMAVIA, encoded by the coding sequence ATGTCATCGAATTTTTATCAGTATTTGCAACAGCAAATTGACCAAGTAAAAGAAGAAGGTTTGTACAAAGACGAACGCGTTATAACCACTGCTCAACAGGCGGCAATAGCCGTTGCGTCTGGCGAACAGGTGATTAACTTTTGTGCTAACAACTACTTAGGATTAGCAAATCACCCGTCATTGATTGAAGCGGCAAAAGCAGGCTTAGACGACCACGGTTTTGGTATGGCATCTGTGCGTTTTATTTGTGGTACGCAAGACATTCACAAAACCTTAGAGCAAAAATTAAGTGACTTCCTCGGCATGGAAGACACCATTTTATATTCGTCTTGTTTCGATGCTAACGCTGGTTTATTTGAAACCTTATTAGGACCAGAAGATGCCATTATCAGTGACGCCTTAAATCACGCATCTATTATCGATGGTGTACGTTTGTGTAAAGCTAAACGCTTTCGCTATGCAAACAACGATTTAACCGAGCTTGAAGCCTGCTTAAAAGCTGCTGATGAAGCCGGTGCACGCTATAAACTGATTGCTACTGATGGCGTGTTTTCGATGGACGGCGTTATTGCCAACCTAAAAGGTATTTGTGATTTAGCCGATAAGTACAATGCATTAGTCATGGTTGATGATTCACACGCGGTTGGTTTTGTCGGCGAACAAGGTCGTGGCAGTCACGAATATTGTGATGTTATGGGGCGCGTTGACATTATTACCGGCACGCTTGGCAAAGCTATGGGCGGTGCTTCTGGCGGCTATACCTCTGCGAAAAAAGAAATCGTTGAGTGGCTGCGTCAGCGCTCTCGTCCGTATTTATTTTCAAACTCATTAGCACCAGCGATTGTGAGTGCATCGATTCGTGTTTTAGACTTGTTAGCCGAAGGTGATGAGCTGAGAAAAACACTAAAAGATAACGCCAAATACTTCAGAGAAAACATGGAAGCGGCTGGCTTTACTTGTGCCGGTGCCGACCACGCCATTGTGCCGGTTATGCTAGGCGATGCCAAGGTTGCCAGTGAAATGGCAAATCGCTTATTGGCCGAAGGTATTTACGTGATTGGTTTCTCTTTCCCTGTCGTACCGAAAGGACAGGCGCGAATTCGCACGCAAATTTCAGCTGCTCACACTAAAGCACAGCTAGATAAAGCGATTGAAGCTTTTGTGCGTATTGGCAAAGAAATGGCTGTTATTGCTTAG
- the tdh gene encoding L-threonine 3-dehydrogenase, whose protein sequence is MKSLAKLHAKEGIWMTDSPKPEMGHNDLLIKINKTAICGTDIHIYNWDEWSQKTIPVPMVVGHEYAGVVVDMGQEVKGFSVGDRVSGEGHITCGHCRNCRGGRTHLCRNTVGVGVDREGSFAEYLVIPAFNAFKLPDEISDDLAAIFDPFGNAVHTALSFDLVGEDVLITGAGPIGIMAAAVAKHVGARHVVITDVNEYRLELARKMGATRAVDVSKEKLSDVMAQLGMTEGFDVGLEMSGVPMAFTDMLENMNHGGKIAMLGIPGSDMAIDWSKVIFKGLTIKGIYGREMFETWYKMASLIQSGLDLSPIITHHYDIDDFQQGFDVMRSGQSGKVILDWTKNS, encoded by the coding sequence ATGAAATCATTAGCTAAGTTGCACGCCAAAGAAGGCATTTGGATGACTGACTCACCCAAGCCGGAAATGGGGCACAATGACTTATTAATAAAGATTAATAAAACCGCAATTTGTGGTACCGATATTCATATCTACAACTGGGACGAATGGTCGCAAAAAACGATTCCCGTCCCTATGGTTGTTGGCCATGAATACGCGGGTGTGGTTGTTGATATGGGCCAAGAAGTGAAAGGCTTTAGTGTTGGCGATCGCGTTTCGGGTGAAGGCCATATTACCTGTGGCCACTGTCGTAACTGTCGCGGTGGTCGCACCCATTTATGTCGCAACACTGTTGGTGTAGGCGTGGACCGCGAAGGTTCATTTGCTGAATACTTAGTGATCCCTGCGTTTAACGCTTTTAAATTACCTGATGAAATCTCAGATGATTTAGCCGCGATTTTTGACCCGTTTGGCAATGCAGTTCATACCGCATTATCGTTCGATTTAGTCGGTGAAGATGTGTTGATCACTGGCGCTGGTCCGATTGGTATTATGGCTGCCGCAGTAGCAAAACACGTTGGTGCTCGCCATGTCGTCATTACCGATGTTAATGAGTATCGCCTTGAACTTGCTCGAAAGATGGGCGCAACACGCGCGGTTGATGTCAGTAAAGAAAAACTCAGCGACGTGATGGCTCAATTAGGTATGACAGAAGGCTTTGATGTTGGTCTTGAAATGTCAGGCGTGCCAATGGCGTTTACGGATATGTTAGAAAACATGAACCACGGTGGTAAAATTGCCATGCTAGGTATTCCTGGTAGCGATATGGCCATTGACTGGAGTAAAGTCATTTTCAAAGGGTTGACGATCAAAGGTATTTACGGTCGAGAAATGTTCGAAACTTGGTACAAAATGGCAAGCTTGATCCAATCTGGTTTAGACTTATCGCCGATTATCACGCACCACTACGATATTGATGATTTCCAACAAGGCTTTGATGTCATGCGTTCTGGTCAATCGGGTAAAGTGATTCTCGATTGGACAAAAAACAGCTAA
- the glpG gene encoding rhomboid family intramembrane serine protease GlpG, which produces MSDHGLTPLVEVNQQNIALIFCDYLKAQEIRAEVISSEAGYVICCQPDAIGQARELFEVFIQNPYDKRYQKAAWHQGQVTELDDNQDNLLTVFKNNFLAHAGPTTLTVFIACWAVYGLSVFGFAMDMFNSLKFYSDFSWSEVIIQPHRLITPALFHFSLLHIAFNTMWWWQLGGAIEKEQGVQHLLLIFIISAVVSNVSQFLVSGPNFGGLSGVVYAVVGYVWFMGYLMPEKGLQLSKPVIGMLLVWLVLGFVDLLPVNVANTAHLTGLISGCVLALLYVNWHKKRQS; this is translated from the coding sequence ATGTCTGATCACGGCTTAACGCCACTTGTTGAGGTTAACCAACAAAATATAGCGCTGATTTTCTGTGATTATTTAAAAGCACAAGAGATTCGCGCTGAAGTTATCTCATCTGAGGCAGGTTATGTCATTTGTTGCCAACCTGACGCCATTGGTCAGGCGCGAGAGCTGTTCGAGGTTTTTATTCAAAACCCCTACGACAAACGTTATCAAAAGGCCGCTTGGCATCAAGGTCAAGTGACCGAGCTCGATGATAATCAAGATAACTTATTAACGGTGTTTAAAAATAATTTCCTCGCTCATGCTGGGCCAACGACATTAACCGTGTTTATTGCTTGCTGGGCTGTTTACGGTTTGAGTGTGTTTGGCTTTGCCATGGACATGTTTAATAGCTTGAAGTTCTACAGTGACTTTTCTTGGTCTGAAGTTATTATCCAACCACACCGTTTAATAACGCCTGCGCTGTTTCACTTCTCCCTGTTACATATCGCCTTTAACACCATGTGGTGGTGGCAACTAGGTGGCGCGATTGAAAAGGAGCAGGGCGTGCAACATTTACTGCTGATTTTTATCATCAGTGCAGTGGTGTCGAATGTTAGTCAGTTTCTTGTATCTGGGCCCAATTTTGGTGGCTTGTCTGGTGTTGTTTATGCCGTTGTTGGCTATGTTTGGTTTATGGGATATTTAATGCCCGAAAAAGGTCTGCAATTATCAAAGCCAGTGATAGGTATGTTGTTGGTTTGGTTAGTGTTAGGATTTGTTGACTTATTGCCAGTAAATGTTGCCAACACCGCACATCTAACCGGTTTAATTAGTGGTTGTGTCTTGGCTTTGTTGTATGTGAACTGGCATAAAAAAAGGCAGTCTTAA